A window of the Hordeum vulgare subsp. vulgare chromosome 5H, MorexV3_pseudomolecules_assembly, whole genome shotgun sequence genome harbors these coding sequences:
- the LOC123395959 gene encoding enhanced ethylene response protein 5 has protein sequence MAAYLSMGEAHRRISDYLSRLDVAISQSDGADLASLLAISSAPASTPLSDALAAFPDFARLAADRFPHLSDFLPLLLRAIHSHSLRRFGDAYSSFEKAASAFLQEFRNWETPWAMEAMHIVALEIRLLAEKADRELVMSGKNPDKLQAAGSFLMKVFGALAVKGPKRVGALYVTCQLFKIYFRLGTVNLCRSVIRSIETARNFDFEDFPVKDKVTYMYYTGRLEVFNENFLVADQKLTYALMHCNPQSESNLRKILKFLIPVKLSIGVLPRRSLLEKYNLLEYADIVTSLRRGDLRLLKQALDRHEDQLLKCGVYLVLEKLELQVYRRLVKKIHIIQREKEPSKAHQIKLEVLVKTLQWLGITMDVDEVECIMACLIYKNLIKGYFAHKSKVLVLSKQDPFPKLNGKPV, from the exons ATGGCGGCGTACCTGAGCATGGGCGAGGCGCACCGCCGTATCTCCGACTACCTCTCCCGCTTGGACGTCGCTATCTCTCAGTCCGACGGCGCCGACCTCGCCTCTCTCCTCGCCATCTCCTCGGCGCCTGCCTCCACTCCGCTCTCCGACGCGCTCGCCGCTTTTCCGGATTTCGCCCGCCTCGCCGCGGACCGCTTCCCCCACCTCTCCGACTTCCTCCCCTTGCTCCTCCGCGCCATTCACTCTCACTCCCTCCGCCGCTTCGGGGACGCCTACTCTTCCTTCGAGAAGGCTGCCAG CGCGTTCCTGCAGGAGTTCCGGAACTGGGAGACTCCTTGGGCAATGGAGGCGATGCACATAGTGGCGCTTGAGATCAGGCTGCTAGCTGAGAAG GCAGATAGAGAGCTTGTGATGAGCGGGAAGAACCCAGACAAGCTGCAGGCTGCTGGGTCCTTCCTGATGAAGGTTTTCGGGGCACTTGCG GTTAAAGGACCTAAGCGCGTTGGGGCACTGTATGTTACCTGCCAGCTGtttaaaatttatttcagg CTTGGTACTGTTAACCTTTGCCGTAGTGTCATAAGGAGTATTGAAACAGCTAGGAATTTTGATTTTGAAGATTTTCCAGTGAAAGATAAG GTCACTTATATGTATTATACTGGTCGCTTGGAGGTGTTTAATGAGAATTTTCTTGTT GCTGATCAGAAACTAACTTATGCTTTGATGCATTGTAATCCTCAAAGCGAATCAAATTTGAG gaaaattttgaagttTCTAATCCCTGTGAAGCTGTCAATTGGTGTTTTGCCAAGGAGGAGCCTCCTGGAGAAGTACAATCTGCTTGAG TATGCAGATATTGTGACCTCACTGAGGAGAGGGGATCTCAGGCTTCTTAAGCAAGCCCTTGATAGACATGAAGACCA GCTACTAAAATGTGGTGTCTATCTTGTGTTGGAGAAACTTGAACTCCAGGTCTACCGAAGATTAGTGAAGAAAAT CCATATCATACAGAGGGAGAAGGAACCATCTAAAgcgcatcaaatcaagctggaggtCTTGGTAAAGACTCTGCAATGGCTTGGAATCACCATGGACGTGGATGAG GTGGAATGCATCATGGCGTGCCTAATATACAAGAATCTCATAAAAGGATACTTTGCCCACAAAAGCAAAGTTCTTGTGCTCAGCAAACAAGACCCCTTCCCAAAGTTGAACGGGAAGCCCGTTTAG